A region from the Vibrio sp. SS-MA-C1-2 genome encodes:
- a CDS encoding YihD family protein encodes MKCHRVNELIELIHPEWQKDSDLNLIQFLVKLAEEAKYEGPLEELTDDVLIYHLKMRNSQKDEMIPGLAKDQEDDFKTAILKARGIITE; translated from the coding sequence ATGAAGTGTCATCGCGTTAATGAGTTAATCGAATTAATCCACCCTGAGTGGCAAAAAGATTCAGATCTTAACCTTATTCAATTTTTAGTTAAGTTGGCTGAAGAAGCGAAATATGAAGGCCCATTAGAAGAGTTAACCGATGATGTTTTAATCTATCATCTAAAAATGAGAAATAGCCAAAAAGATGAGATGATTCCAGGGCTAGCAAAAGATCAAGAAGATGACTTTAAAACGGCGATTCTTAAGGCTCGCGGTATTATCACTGAGTAA
- a CDS encoding FadR/GntR family transcriptional regulator — MDHGIQLAASNRNLSYQLAKKLGIGILTGKFDQEGILPGELELCKKHKLSRTAVREAIKILTAKGMVLPRPKIGTRVLPQKYWNFLDYDLLLWIGVSKNSQLSAEFERLRRVIEPEVIYQFAINGDGQQLKQLTLLLDKMTRFKEEKDQLQWYQTQVEFYQLIYLEARNRFFIPIGNLFPLIFPKKDFRTSNYQLTVYFQLVKAIQEQQRDKIQECCLTLLK, encoded by the coding sequence ATGGATCATGGAATACAGTTAGCTGCGTCTAATCGAAATTTATCCTACCAGCTAGCAAAAAAATTAGGGATAGGTATTTTAACTGGCAAGTTCGATCAAGAAGGTATTCTTCCTGGAGAATTAGAACTCTGTAAAAAACATAAATTAAGCCGTACCGCTGTCAGAGAAGCGATTAAAATTTTAACCGCAAAAGGGATGGTCTTACCGCGGCCTAAAATTGGAACTCGTGTTCTGCCGCAAAAGTATTGGAACTTTCTCGATTATGACCTGCTGTTATGGATTGGAGTCAGTAAGAATTCTCAATTATCAGCAGAGTTTGAAAGATTACGAAGAGTCATCGAACCTGAGGTTATATATCAATTTGCAATAAACGGTGATGGTCAGCAATTAAAGCAACTGACTTTACTTCTCGATAAAATGACAAGGTTTAAAGAAGAGAAAGATCAACTGCAATGGTATCAAACCCAAGTTGAGTTTTATCAACTAATTTACCTTGAAGCGAGAAATCGTTTTTTTATCCCAATTGGCAATCTATTCCCTCTTATTTTCCCTAAAAAAGATTTTCGAACGAGCAACTACCAACTGACTGTTTATTTTCAGCTTGTTAAAGCGATACAAGAGCAACAACGAGATAAGATTCAGGAGTGCTGTTTAACATTATTAAAATGA
- a CDS encoding sporulation protein produces MSLFNKATASLSLGTTQVDATIEQSNIIPGSHVELKIHAQAGSEEQEVSHLVVSLCCQYIEQQEIEERVKKSYALTQWQLPYAFRLNENEQRTFDAILSLPPNTPITIGDAQVWLEISSKIEDNFDPKEKDQLTIRPDLLQDAIFDALESEGLRIRNVECEAVSGFALPFVQEFEFVPVAGPFHGLWREIEVVSYHDDQQLHFWFEVDRQLKGMRGMLSSLVDRNEAHYHLSISTKSSPQDAALQVVNFLHHEL; encoded by the coding sequence ATGTCTTTATTTAACAAAGCAACAGCATCTCTTTCACTGGGCACCACCCAAGTTGATGCGACAATTGAACAGTCAAATATTATCCCGGGAAGTCATGTTGAATTAAAAATTCATGCTCAAGCGGGTAGTGAAGAGCAAGAGGTTAGCCATCTTGTTGTTAGCCTTTGTTGTCAATATATTGAACAACAAGAGATTGAAGAGCGAGTCAAAAAAAGCTATGCCTTAACGCAATGGCAACTACCTTATGCTTTTAGATTAAATGAGAATGAGCAGCGAACGTTTGATGCCATACTCTCTTTGCCCCCTAATACACCGATTACGATTGGTGATGCTCAAGTTTGGTTGGAGATTTCTTCTAAGATAGAAGACAACTTTGATCCCAAAGAAAAAGATCAACTAACGATTCGCCCTGATTTATTACAAGATGCTATTTTTGATGCTTTGGAAAGTGAAGGGTTAAGAATTCGTAATGTCGAGTGTGAAGCTGTCTCTGGATTCGCACTTCCTTTTGTTCAAGAATTTGAATTTGTTCCTGTTGCTGGGCCTTTCCATGGTTTATGGAGAGAGATCGAAGTGGTGAGTTATCATGATGATCAGCAACTTCATTTCTGGTTTGAAGTCGATCGACAATTAAAAGGGATGAGAGGCATGCTTTCTAGTTTAGTGGATCGTAATGAAGCACACTATCATCTCTCTATTTCAACGAAAAGTTCCCCGCAAGATGCAGCTCTGCAAGTGGTTAACTTCTTACACCATGAGCTTTAA
- the trhA gene encoding PAQR family membrane homeostasis protein TrhA, whose translation MRVLSFTDESDVMVKEEKINTITHGIGVILGAVALTLLVIKSIYNDDSAQTMISYVVYGISFILLFLASTVYHAATEPKLKKRLKTVDHCAIFLLIAGTYTPFLLIALKTPLANYLMIGIWATACIGIILKLFFIDKLKKSSLAMYLIMGWLSVIVIYQLAGVMSLGGLVLLSVGGAIYTVGTIFYAIKAIPYNHAIWHLFVLGGAICHFFAIYLYVVPVISF comes from the coding sequence ATGAGGGTATTATCGTTTACTGATGAGTCGGATGTTATGGTCAAAGAAGAGAAAATAAACACCATTACCCATGGTATTGGCGTTATTTTAGGGGCGGTTGCTTTAACACTACTGGTCATTAAAAGTATCTATAATGATGATTCTGCCCAGACTATGATTAGCTATGTCGTTTATGGGATTAGCTTTATTTTACTGTTTCTTGCTTCAACGGTTTACCATGCAGCGACTGAACCTAAGCTTAAAAAGCGGCTAAAAACCGTCGATCATTGTGCAATCTTTTTATTAATAGCGGGAACATATACGCCGTTTTTATTGATTGCATTAAAAACACCATTAGCCAATTATTTGATGATCGGGATCTGGGCAACTGCCTGCATCGGGATTATTTTAAAACTGTTTTTTATTGATAAGCTAAAAAAATCATCTTTAGCGATGTATCTGATTATGGGATGGTTATCCGTGATTGTGATTTATCAATTAGCAGGCGTGATGAGCTTGGGTGGATTGGTATTATTATCCGTTGGTGGAGCCATTTATACGGTTGGTACGATATTCTATGCGATTAAAGCTATCCCTTATAACCATGCAATTTGGCATCTATTTGTTTTAGGTGGGGCGATTTGTCATTTTTTTGCTATCTACCTTTACGTTGTTCCTGTGATCTCATTTTAA